The following coding sequences lie in one uncultured Mailhella sp. genomic window:
- a CDS encoding cytidine/deoxycytidylate deaminase family protein has product MAQGGRASWPRYFMDIAYLVAERSTCLRRKVGAVAVLDRRILATGYNGAPSGVPHCLEAGCLRAQLGIPSGQRHEICRGIHAEQNVIIQAAVHGISLRGAELFCTTYPCFICAKMLINCGIKKIWVSENYPDEFSKNMLAEAGVEVIHLPHGADEACPVSGEALCDKSAAAGEEKEGGKA; this is encoded by the coding sequence ATGGCGCAGGGCGGCAGAGCCAGCTGGCCACGGTATTTCATGGACATCGCCTACCTTGTGGCGGAACGCTCCACCTGTCTGAGAAGAAAGGTGGGGGCTGTTGCCGTGCTCGATCGGCGCATTCTGGCAACGGGCTACAACGGCGCGCCCTCCGGCGTGCCTCACTGCCTTGAGGCCGGCTGTCTGCGCGCGCAGCTCGGCATTCCTTCCGGGCAGAGGCATGAGATCTGCCGCGGCATTCACGCCGAACAGAACGTCATCATTCAGGCGGCGGTTCACGGCATCTCCCTGCGCGGGGCAGAGCTTTTCTGCACCACGTATCCGTGTTTTATCTGTGCGAAAATGCTTATTAATTGCGGCATTAAAAAAATATGGGTTTCAGAAAATTATCCGGATGAGTTCTCGAAGAACATGCTGGCGGAAGCCGGCGTCGAGGTCATCCATCTGCCGCACGGCGCGGATGAGGCGTGCCCCGTGAGCGGGGAAGCTCTCTGCGATAAGAGCGCCGCGGCGGGAGAGGAAAAGGAAGGAGGCAAGGCGTGA
- the plsX gene encoding phosphate acyltransferase PlsX: MSSNRARLAVDAMGGDFGPSVVVPGALQAARNTGAKVILVGIEEAIRKTLADLSEQDGEGELYEIVNATQLVEMTDKPSEVLRTKKDSSMQVACRLVRQGKADAFISAGHSGAAYACGMFILGRIPGVERPALASVIPTEKSPMLLLDVGANVECRPHHLFQFGLMGATFVKDILGYEDPRVGILSIGEEEGKGNSLVKSSYELLKQASNLNFIGNAEGRDLFTGNIDVAVCDGFVGNIALKLSEGLATSLTHLLKRELLNNGILPRVGAFLSLKAFQNFKKMVDYAEYGGAPLLGLKGIAIVCHGKSNPKAITSAVTMANTYVVKGTQQRLVETISANEELTSYGRSV; the protein is encoded by the coding sequence ATGAGCAGTAATCGCGCAAGATTGGCCGTGGACGCCATGGGAGGGGATTTCGGCCCTTCCGTGGTCGTTCCCGGCGCGCTTCAGGCCGCTCGAAACACGGGCGCCAAAGTAATCCTTGTCGGTATTGAGGAAGCGATCCGCAAGACGCTTGCCGATCTTTCCGAGCAGGACGGAGAAGGCGAACTGTACGAAATCGTCAACGCCACGCAGCTGGTGGAGATGACCGACAAGCCTTCCGAAGTTCTGCGCACCAAGAAGGATTCCTCCATGCAGGTGGCATGCAGGCTGGTCCGCCAGGGCAAGGCCGACGCCTTCATCAGCGCCGGTCACTCCGGTGCGGCCTATGCCTGCGGCATGTTCATTCTCGGGCGTATTCCCGGGGTGGAACGTCCTGCTCTGGCTTCCGTGATTCCCACGGAAAAGTCGCCCATGCTCCTGCTCGACGTGGGCGCCAACGTGGAGTGCCGTCCGCATCATCTTTTTCAGTTCGGACTTATGGGCGCCACCTTCGTCAAGGACATCCTCGGCTATGAGGATCCGCGGGTTGGCATCCTGAGCATCGGCGAAGAGGAAGGCAAGGGAAATTCCCTGGTCAAGAGCAGCTATGAACTGCTCAAGCAGGCTTCCAACCTCAACTTCATCGGCAACGCCGAGGGCCGGGATCTGTTTACCGGCAACATCGACGTGGCGGTGTGCGACGGCTTTGTGGGCAACATCGCCCTCAAGCTGAGCGAGGGCCTGGCCACTTCCCTGACGCATCTTCTGAAAAGGGAACTGCTCAACAACGGGATTCTGCCCCGCGTGGGCGCGTTCCTTTCCCTGAAGGCGTTCCAGAACTTCAAAAAGATGGTGGACTATGCGGAATACGGCGGCGCGCCCCTGCTCGGTCTGAAGGGCATCGCCATCGTGTGTCACGGAAAGTCCAATCCCAAGGCCATCACCAGCGCCGTCACCATGGCCAACACCTATGTGGTCAAGGGCACGCAGCAGCGCCTGGTGGAAACCATCAGCGCCAACGAGGAGCTGACGAGTTACGGTCGCAGCGTCTAG
- the fabF gene encoding beta-ketoacyl-ACP synthase II — translation MDRKRIVITGLSAITPLGTDLESSWEALLAGKSGIGRITHFDSTEFPTHIAGEVKDFKPEEFIPAKQCRKMDRFCQLAVCAGMQLVADSGLKIDESNAQRVGVVLGVGLGGLKTIEDFHEKLRTSGPNRVSPFYIPMLISNMAPGQVAIFTGAKGINVVSTSACASALHAIGSAYDQLVLGRADAILTGGAESTITEMGISGFTAMKALCTAHQDEPEKASRPFDAGRSGFIMGEGAGMLMLETLEHALARGAKIYAEVVGFGASDDAHHMVAPLETGEGMAASMRNALADAGLSPDAIDHVSAHGTSTHANDAAETKAMHEVFGDHAKDLAITGVKSQIGHLLGASGGVASVFASLSLSTGMVPGTINQETPDPECDLNYMGGGSKKLDPRYAMINSFGFGGTNASLVLKKFD, via the coding sequence GTGGATCGTAAGCGCATAGTCATTACCGGCCTTTCCGCCATCACTCCTCTGGGCACCGACCTTGAGAGCAGCTGGGAGGCCCTGCTTGCCGGCAAGTCCGGCATCGGTCGCATCACCCATTTTGATTCCACCGAATTTCCCACGCACATTGCGGGCGAAGTAAAGGATTTCAAGCCTGAAGAGTTCATTCCGGCCAAGCAGTGCCGCAAGATGGACCGTTTCTGTCAGCTCGCCGTCTGCGCGGGCATGCAGCTCGTGGCCGATTCCGGTCTCAAAATCGACGAGAGCAACGCTCAGCGCGTGGGCGTGGTGCTCGGCGTCGGTCTCGGCGGCCTCAAGACCATTGAAGACTTCCACGAAAAGCTGCGCACGTCCGGCCCCAACCGCGTATCTCCCTTCTATATTCCCATGCTCATTTCCAATATGGCTCCCGGTCAGGTGGCCATATTCACCGGCGCCAAGGGCATCAACGTGGTGTCCACCAGCGCCTGCGCCTCGGCCCTGCACGCCATAGGCAGCGCCTATGATCAGCTCGTGCTCGGCCGCGCCGACGCCATCCTCACGGGCGGCGCGGAATCCACCATCACGGAAATGGGCATTTCCGGGTTCACGGCCATGAAGGCGCTGTGCACGGCCCATCAGGATGAGCCCGAAAAGGCTTCCCGTCCCTTCGACGCCGGCCGCAGCGGCTTCATCATGGGCGAAGGCGCCGGCATGCTCATGCTGGAAACGCTGGAGCACGCGCTCGCCCGCGGCGCGAAAATCTACGCGGAAGTCGTGGGCTTCGGCGCTTCCGACGACGCCCATCACATGGTGGCTCCCCTGGAAACCGGCGAGGGCATGGCCGCGAGCATGCGCAATGCTCTGGCCGACGCCGGACTTTCTCCCGACGCCATCGACCATGTGAGCGCCCACGGCACTTCCACGCACGCCAACGACGCCGCCGAAACCAAGGCGATGCACGAAGTGTTCGGCGATCATGCGAAGGATCTCGCCATCACGGGCGTGAAGTCGCAGATAGGCCATCTGCTCGGCGCTTCCGGCGGCGTGGCCAGCGTGTTTGCGTCGCTGTCGCTTTCCACCGGCATGGTGCCCGGCACCATCAATCAGGAAACGCCTGATCCCGAGTGCGATCTCAATTACATGGGCGGCGGTTCGAAAAAGCTCGATCCCCGCTATGCCATGATAAATTCCTTCGGCTTTGGCGGCACCAACGCCAGCCTTGTGCTGAAGAAGTTCGATTAA
- the rpmF gene encoding 50S ribosomal protein L32, whose amino-acid sequence MAVQQNKKSHSRKCMRRSHDRVAKPTVIYCSCGAPTKPHSVCPSCGKYDGRQVEPVASNEQ is encoded by the coding sequence ATGGCCGTTCAGCAGAACAAAAAGTCCCACTCCAGAAAGTGCATGCGTCGTTCTCACGATCGTGTGGCCAAGCCCACCGTCATCTACTGCTCCTGCGGCGCTCCCACCAAGCCTCACAGCGTCTGCCCTTCCTGCGGCAAGTATGATGGCCGTCAGGTCGAACCTGTAGCCAGCAATGAGCAGTAA
- a CDS encoding DUF177 domain-containing protein: MDLRHIALNEIEPQGLSLTVSDEEVWKGPIEEYHLLCRIVEPVVAEVFLLPQADGCLLRGTIRGVVAMPCNRCMEETLVVLNQSFDEFEEYPGHDETEPEEEGPAELLDECAVTMEGGAPFLDLASLLWEEFSLALPVKPLCRPDCRGLCPVCGKNLNEGACSCSRDSGDPRLAALRQLKVKHQG; encoded by the coding sequence ATGGATCTTAGACACATCGCACTGAATGAGATTGAACCTCAGGGGCTCAGCCTCACGGTTTCCGACGAGGAAGTCTGGAAGGGGCCCATTGAGGAATATCATCTGTTATGCCGCATAGTTGAGCCAGTTGTCGCCGAAGTGTTTCTGCTTCCGCAGGCGGACGGCTGCCTGCTTCGCGGCACGATTCGGGGCGTGGTGGCCATGCCGTGCAACCGTTGCATGGAAGAGACTCTTGTGGTGCTGAACCAGAGCTTCGACGAGTTCGAGGAGTACCCCGGACACGACGAAACCGAACCGGAAGAGGAAGGTCCTGCCGAACTTCTGGACGAATGCGCCGTGACCATGGAAGGCGGAGCGCCTTTTCTTGATCTGGCGTCGCTTTTGTGGGAGGAATTTTCGCTGGCCCTGCCGGTGAAGCCTCTCTGCAGGCCGGACTGTCGGGGATTGTGCCCCGTGTGCGGCAAGAATCTTAATGAAGGTGCCTGCAGCTGTTCCCGCGACAGCGGTGATCCGCGGCTGGCTGCTCTGCGTCAACTGAAAGTGAAACATCAGGGATGA
- the fabG gene encoding 3-oxoacyl-[acyl-carrier-protein] reductase, whose product MSELTPTAIVTGGSRGIGRTVALTLAAAGYQIYFTYVSRPEAAEQTVADIEAQGGRARAFRLDSGDSEAVSRFFAEEIKGKVQLSVLVNNAGITRDTLVLRMKDEDFDAVIDTNLRGAFLFLREAAKIMTRQRCGRIINISSVVGQMGNAGQINYAAAKAGLIGMTKSAAKELGSRSVTVNAVAPGFIETDMTAALAEDVRKAYVSAIPLGRLGSAQDVADAVAFLASDKASYITGQVIAVNGGLYC is encoded by the coding sequence ATGAGCGAACTCACCCCTACCGCGATTGTTACCGGTGGTTCCCGCGGCATAGGCCGCACTGTGGCCCTCACCCTCGCCGCCGCCGGATATCAGATATATTTCACCTATGTGAGCCGTCCTGAGGCGGCCGAGCAGACCGTGGCCGACATTGAGGCCCAGGGCGGTCGCGCCCGTGCCTTCCGTCTCGATTCCGGCGACTCCGAGGCCGTGTCCCGCTTCTTTGCCGAGGAAATCAAGGGCAAGGTGCAGCTTTCCGTGCTGGTGAACAACGCCGGCATCACCCGCGACACGCTCGTGCTGCGCATGAAGGACGAAGACTTCGACGCCGTGATCGACACCAACCTGCGCGGTGCCTTCCTGTTCCTGCGCGAGGCGGCCAAGATCATGACCCGCCAGCGCTGCGGCCGCATCATCAATATTTCTTCCGTCGTCGGTCAGATGGGCAACGCCGGTCAGATCAACTACGCCGCCGCCAAGGCCGGACTCATCGGCATGACCAAGTCCGCCGCCAAGGAACTCGGCAGCCGCTCCGTGACCGTGAACGCCGTGGCTCCCGGTTTCATCGAAACCGACATGACGGCAGCCCTTGCCGAAGACGTGAGAAAAGCCTATGTTTCCGCCATCCCGCTGGGCCGTCTCGGCTCCGCCCAGGATGTGGCCGACGCCGTGGCCTTCCTTGCTTCGGACAAGGCGTCGTACATCACCGGACAGGTGATCGCCGTCAACGGCGGACTGTACTGCTGA
- the glyA gene encoding serine hydroxymethyltransferase, translated as MDELILRDPEVAAAIWKESRRQVSKLELIASENFVSTAVREAQGSIMTHKYAEGYPGKRYYGGCEFVDVVENLARDRAMTLFHCDYANVQPHAGSQANMAAYLALIKDGDTVMGMDLSHGGHLTHGSPVNFSGRTYHFVPYGVNRETGRIDYDELEKKAQECHPALIVAGASAYSRIIDFERFRKIADKVGAKLMVDMAHIAGLVAAGLHPSPLPFADITTTTTHKTLRGPRGGMILTSRGEEYGKNINSKVFPGIQGGPLMHVIAAKAVALGEALRPEFKEYQAQILRNAKVLASCLTDAGYDLVSGGTDNHLMLVDLTRKDITGKDAEHALDLAGITVNKNTVPFETRSPFVTSGVRIGTAALTTRGMKEKDMEKVGGWIVDVLANTTNETRLGEIRAEVEAFACQFPLFAW; from the coding sequence ATGGACGAACTGATTTTGCGCGACCCCGAAGTCGCGGCCGCCATCTGGAAGGAATCCCGTCGCCAGGTGAGCAAGCTTGAACTCATCGCTTCGGAAAACTTTGTATCTACCGCCGTGCGCGAAGCGCAGGGCTCCATCATGACGCACAAGTATGCCGAAGGCTATCCGGGCAAGCGGTATTACGGCGGCTGCGAGTTCGTGGACGTGGTGGAAAACCTCGCCCGCGATCGCGCCATGACGCTGTTCCACTGCGACTACGCCAACGTGCAGCCTCATGCGGGCAGCCAGGCCAACATGGCCGCCTACCTTGCCCTCATCAAGGACGGCGACACCGTGATGGGCATGGATCTGTCCCACGGCGGTCATCTGACCCACGGCAGCCCCGTGAACTTCTCGGGCCGCACCTATCATTTCGTTCCCTACGGCGTGAATCGCGAAACGGGCCGCATCGACTACGACGAGCTGGAAAAGAAGGCGCAGGAATGCCATCCGGCGCTCATTGTGGCCGGCGCCAGCGCCTATTCGCGCATCATCGACTTCGAGCGCTTCCGCAAGATCGCCGACAAGGTCGGCGCGAAGCTCATGGTGGACATGGCGCACATCGCCGGTCTTGTGGCGGCGGGCCTGCATCCTTCGCCCCTGCCCTTCGCGGACATCACCACCACCACGACGCACAAGACCCTACGCGGTCCCCGCGGCGGCATGATTCTCACGAGCCGCGGCGAAGAATACGGCAAGAACATCAACAGCAAGGTGTTCCCCGGCATTCAGGGCGGCCCGCTCATGCACGTCATTGCGGCCAAGGCCGTGGCCCTCGGCGAAGCGCTGCGTCCCGAGTTCAAGGAATATCAGGCCCAGATTCTCCGCAACGCCAAGGTGCTGGCCTCCTGCCTCACCGACGCGGGCTACGATCTCGTGTCCGGCGGCACGGACAACCACCTCATGCTGGTTGATCTCACCAGAAAGGACATCACCGGCAAGGACGCCGAGCATGCTCTTGATCTTGCCGGCATCACGGTGAACAAGAACACGGTTCCGTTCGAGACCCGTTCTCCCTTTGTCACGTCCGGCGTGCGCATCGGCACGGCCGCGCTCACCACGCGCGGCATGAAGGAAAAGGACATGGAAAAGGTGGGCGGCTGGATTGTGGACGTACTGGCCAACACGACCAACGAAACCCGCCTTGGCGAGATTCGTGCCGAAGTGGAAGCCTTTGCCTGCCAGTTCCCGCTGTTTGCCTGGTAA
- the ribD gene encoding bifunctional diaminohydroxyphosphoribosylaminopyrimidine deaminase/5-amino-6-(5-phosphoribosylamino)uracil reductase RibD, giving the protein MNRHENFMRRALELAERGRWSTAPNPTVGAVLVQDDKIVAEGWHQVCGQGHAEVNCLRDAREKGVDPSLCTLYVTLEPCNHQGKTPPCTKAILEAGIPHVVVGMPDVNAQAAGGAEYLRSMGVEVEMGVLEKECRDLVADFIVWQTTRRPYVILKMASTLDGRIATRAGRSQLISNRASHEEVMRLRENIGRAGGAVLVGGNTFLLDNPRLTARTASAQRQPLAAVMTSRLPAGDTSCHLLDDRPQDCVFFSTAAQAASPSAAALRNRGARVYGVDCPAGKHALDVEEALVGLRENEHCLYVLCEGGGKLALSLLERGLVDEFHLHLSPAILGDADATPVFSGRTVDSMDDALRMRVVKTSVVDGDIHLYFRADRG; this is encoded by the coding sequence GTGAATCGTCACGAAAATTTCATGCGCAGGGCCCTGGAACTGGCCGAAAGAGGGCGCTGGAGCACGGCTCCCAATCCCACGGTCGGCGCTGTGCTGGTGCAGGACGACAAGATCGTCGCCGAGGGCTGGCATCAGGTGTGCGGACAGGGGCACGCGGAAGTGAACTGCCTGCGCGACGCCCGCGAAAAGGGCGTGGATCCCTCGCTCTGCACGCTGTACGTCACGCTGGAGCCCTGCAATCATCAGGGCAAGACGCCTCCCTGCACGAAGGCCATTCTGGAAGCGGGCATTCCTCATGTGGTGGTCGGCATGCCCGACGTGAACGCGCAGGCTGCGGGCGGCGCGGAATATCTGCGCTCCATGGGCGTAGAGGTGGAGATGGGCGTGCTTGAGAAGGAGTGCCGCGATCTTGTGGCCGACTTCATCGTGTGGCAGACCACGCGTCGTCCGTACGTCATTCTCAAGATGGCCTCCACGCTCGACGGACGCATCGCTACGCGGGCGGGCCGCTCCCAGCTCATTTCCAACCGGGCCTCGCACGAAGAGGTCATGCGTCTGCGCGAGAACATCGGCCGAGCGGGCGGCGCGGTGCTTGTGGGCGGCAACACGTTTCTTCTGGACAATCCCCGTCTTACCGCGCGCACGGCGAGCGCCCAGCGTCAGCCTCTGGCCGCGGTGATGACCTCCCGTCTGCCTGCGGGGGACACGAGCTGCCATCTGCTCGACGACAGGCCGCAGGACTGCGTGTTCTTCAGCACGGCGGCACAGGCGGCGTCGCCTTCCGCGGCGGCGCTGCGCAATCGCGGCGCGCGGGTGTACGGCGTGGACTGCCCGGCGGGCAAGCACGCCCTCGACGTGGAAGAGGCGCTTGTGGGCCTGCGGGAAAACGAGCACTGCCTGTACGTGCTTTGCGAGGGCGGCGGCAAGCTCGCGCTTTCGCTTCTGGAACGCGGTCTTGTGGATGAATTTCATCTGCATCTTTCTCCCGCCATTCTCGGCGACGCCGACGCTACGCCCGTGTTCTCGGGCCGCACCGTGGACAGCATGGACGACGCGCTGCGCATGCGCGTGGTGAAAACTTCCGTGGTGGACGGCGACATTCATCTTTATTTCCGCGCAGACAGAGGATAG
- a CDS encoding acyl carrier protein: MAAVEDKVKQIIVEQLQLSEEEVTPEASFIEDLGADSLDLTELIMAFEEAFGVEIADEDAQKILKVKDAINYIESKQK, from the coding sequence ATGGCCGCCGTTGAAGATAAAGTTAAGCAGATCATCGTCGAACAGCTTCAGCTTTCTGAAGAAGAAGTGACTCCCGAAGCTTCCTTCATCGAAGATCTGGGTGCTGACTCTCTCGACCTGACCGAGCTCATCATGGCCTTTGAAGAAGCCTTCGGCGTGGAAATCGCCGACGAAGACGCTCAGAAGATCCTGAAGGTCAAGGACGCCATCAACTATATTGAAAGCAAGCAGAAGTAA
- a CDS encoding beta-ketoacyl-ACP synthase III: MNHPCYICGLGSCIPPRVMTNHDLEKLVETSDEWITTRTGIKERHVLEDGVNASDCGAEAARAALEEAGVLPEEVTHVFVATCTPDYLCPSTACVIASKLGISAADGRMGNVMCLDFNAACTGFVYGLELARNTVQSHPDAVVLLVATEALSRRTNFTDRTTCVLFGDAAGAVVIRSEEKGALWQLRDVVCSSDGSLHDLIKIGGGSACHIKEGDAVGADWFISMQGMAVFKHAVRSMTEESQTILARNGISLDELDLFIPHQANLRIIKAVGERLGIDESKVFANVQHYGNTSAATLPVAMEDARRSGALKPGMKVLLTSFGGGMTWGSALLA; encoded by the coding sequence ATGAATCATCCCTGCTATATTTGTGGACTCGGCTCCTGCATTCCTCCCCGCGTCATGACCAATCATGATCTGGAAAAGCTGGTGGAAACTTCCGACGAATGGATCACCACCAGAACGGGCATCAAGGAACGACACGTTCTCGAAGATGGCGTCAACGCTTCCGACTGCGGCGCAGAAGCCGCCCGCGCGGCCCTTGAAGAGGCCGGCGTGCTTCCGGAAGAGGTCACTCATGTTTTCGTGGCCACCTGCACCCCCGATTATCTCTGCCCCAGCACGGCCTGCGTGATTGCTTCCAAGCTCGGCATTTCCGCCGCCGACGGTCGCATGGGCAACGTCATGTGCCTCGACTTCAACGCCGCATGCACCGGTTTCGTGTACGGCCTGGAGCTTGCGCGCAACACCGTGCAGAGCCATCCCGACGCCGTCGTTCTCCTCGTGGCGACCGAGGCTCTTTCCCGCCGCACCAATTTTACCGACCGCACCACCTGCGTGCTCTTCGGCGACGCCGCCGGCGCGGTGGTTATTCGCTCCGAAGAGAAGGGCGCGCTCTGGCAGCTTCGCGACGTCGTGTGCTCTTCCGACGGTTCCCTCCACGATCTCATCAAGATCGGCGGCGGCTCCGCCTGCCACATCAAGGAAGGGGACGCCGTGGGCGCGGACTGGTTCATTTCCATGCAGGGCATGGCCGTGTTCAAGCACGCCGTGCGCAGCATGACCGAAGAGAGTCAGACCATTCTTGCCCGCAACGGCATTTCCCTGGACGAGCTCGATCTCTTCATTCCTCATCAGGCCAATCTCAGAATCATCAAGGCCGTGGGCGAACGGCTCGGCATCGACGAGAGCAAGGTGTTCGCCAACGTGCAGCACTACGGCAACACCTCCGCGGCCACGCTTCCCGTGGCCATGGAAGACGCCCGCCGCTCCGGCGCGCTCAAACCGGGCATGAAGGTTCTGCTGACCAGCTTCGGCGGCGGCATGACCTGGGGTTCTGCGCTGCTGGCCTAG